ATTCCATTTTCCATCCCCGCCCTGTTTCTCGTATGTGACGAATGGTCATGTCCGTCCCGCGTCACTTGCCCCCTGCCATCGATGCTCCGCAACCGATGCGCGACTGCCGCTTGTTTTTCCTCACTGCCATCCGGTCACTTCATATCCCTTCTCTTGCAGGCATCGGTTGACGAAGTTTTTGTAGGCGGGCGCCGGTTCCGACGACCGGGACCCTACCGAGAACAGCCCGCTCAGAAATCCCCAGACCGCCCCGCTCGCGGCCCCGATCATCGATCCCCTGCCAGCCGACCCTGATATCGCCCCCCCGACCGCGCCGCTCGCCGCCCCGACTCCGGCTCC
This sequence is a window from Candidatus Nitrospira inopinata. Protein-coding genes within it:
- a CDS encoding glycine zipper family protein, giving the protein MTKISKGLCIATGVVLLVACSTAKPVLYPNAHLQSVGREAAEQDIEACRKEAEAAGAEEGNGKGGEVAKRTAMGAGVGAASGAVGGAISGSAGRGSMIGAASGAVWGFLSGLFSVGSRSSEPAPAYKNFVNRCLQEKGYEVTGWQ